Proteins from a single region of Croceicoccus marinus:
- a CDS encoding PilZ domain-containing protein, which translates to MFVGRIKTQGYLRDGRTKIRRIIQIEVEARTGHDGSPAIVRNLSETGLLLETRASLEPNDILYIDLPISGECAAEIVWIDGVRHGCRFLAPIPKATVSAAELLSPHLDRPKDVRDEASHQDIEIEQMLAKGEQQWASANFSLILFIIVTATFIFAIFNIAA; encoded by the coding sequence ATGTTCGTTGGTAGGATTAAGACACAAGGTTATCTCCGCGACGGTCGCACAAAAATTCGTCGTATCATTCAAATTGAAGTTGAGGCTAGGACCGGACACGACGGAAGCCCGGCAATAGTGCGCAACCTGTCTGAAACCGGGCTTCTGCTGGAAACCCGCGCATCGCTTGAGCCAAACGATATTCTATACATTGACCTGCCCATTTCAGGGGAATGCGCAGCGGAGATCGTATGGATCGACGGAGTTCGGCATGGCTGCAGGTTTCTGGCTCCTATACCCAAGGCGACCGTAAGCGCCGCAGAGTTACTGTCCCCCCACCTCGATCGGCCTAAAGATGTGCGTGACGAAGCGTCGCATCAGGATATCGAAATTGAGCAGATGCTGGCGAAAGGTGAGCAGCAATGGGCTAGTGCGAATTTTTCGCTCATCCTATTTATAATTGTTACCGCTACCTTTATTTTCGCCATTTTTAATATCGCAGCTTAA
- the bcsD gene encoding cellulose biosynthesis protein BcsD has protein sequence MMNSAYNTVEADGSVFGPVDEHFTAETVQFMLEMVIEQIRASASADQTHGFFVATGRRMAALAQLGDLSNVDDIQLTLNIVWNRMRLGAVNFELDDHGLDIVHAGLPSRESGASEAIVNAIPAILEGAYSAWLESLAQKGAPLRTWVVSHSGSRLELRHAP, from the coding sequence ATGATGAATTCGGCTTATAATACGGTTGAAGCGGATGGATCGGTTTTTGGTCCTGTCGATGAGCATTTCACCGCTGAAACGGTTCAGTTCATGCTGGAAATGGTGATCGAACAGATACGCGCATCGGCATCGGCGGATCAGACCCACGGCTTTTTCGTGGCAACAGGACGGCGCATGGCAGCACTCGCACAGCTAGGTGATCTGAGTAACGTCGATGATATCCAGCTGACGTTGAATATTGTCTGGAACCGAATGAGACTTGGAGCGGTCAATTTCGAACTTGACGATCACGGGTTGGACATCGTGCACGCCGGACTACCTTCACGGGAAAGCGGCGCAAGCGAAGCCATCGTCAATGCCATTCCGGCTATATTGGAAGGCGCCTACTCAGCATGGCTTGAGTCGCTGGCCCAGAAAGGAGCTCCATTGCGTACATGGGTTGTATCGCATTCCGGCTCCCGGCTGGAACTCCGTCATGCACCTTGA
- a CDS encoding glycosyl hydrolase family 8, with translation MHLERRHFLAALAAMSSSNCSYAAPSPKVRTEHLAKAGETTSFLIAWTDFKSRHIQQDGRVVDNGNGGISHSEGQGYALVLAELAGDREVFDRVWRWTNENLAQPDKALFIWRYDPGAINPLADSNNATDGDILIAWALGRAASRWQNSALETRATSIRASVARHLIIDSGRSLLLPAAQGFVQSDSIVLNLAYYIWPALAEFAEMEPHGPWVKVMEDGAWILEQCRFGEHRLPCDWVSYSGGKVAGPAAGWEPRFGFEAVRIPLYLGLSGLEGQVRPVIGFWQSYFAKGETPPAWVDVRSGAVAEYGLSYGAASCAAVLANAEMPANTPVQHDYYSSVLTCFSSLLPKQT, from the coding sequence ATGCACCTTGAACGTCGGCATTTTCTTGCCGCACTTGCGGCCATGAGCAGTTCCAATTGCAGCTATGCTGCACCATCGCCGAAAGTGCGTACGGAACATTTGGCCAAGGCTGGCGAAACGACCTCGTTCCTCATTGCCTGGACCGATTTCAAAAGTCGTCACATCCAGCAAGACGGCCGCGTCGTAGATAACGGAAACGGTGGGATCAGCCATAGCGAAGGTCAAGGGTACGCACTGGTTCTGGCCGAACTGGCCGGGGACCGCGAGGTTTTCGACCGCGTCTGGCGTTGGACAAATGAGAATTTGGCACAGCCGGATAAGGCGCTATTTATATGGCGCTATGATCCCGGAGCAATCAATCCGTTAGCCGACTCCAATAATGCCACCGATGGCGACATCTTGATTGCATGGGCGCTGGGCCGCGCAGCTTCTCGATGGCAGAATTCTGCTTTGGAAACTCGCGCAACATCCATCCGAGCATCTGTCGCCCGCCATCTCATTATTGATAGCGGGAGGTCGTTGTTACTGCCGGCGGCACAGGGATTCGTCCAGAGCGATAGTATCGTCCTCAATCTGGCATATTACATATGGCCCGCGTTGGCTGAGTTCGCCGAAATGGAGCCCCATGGCCCATGGGTGAAAGTGATGGAAGACGGCGCTTGGATTCTTGAACAATGCCGGTTTGGCGAGCACCGACTTCCCTGTGATTGGGTTTCTTACTCCGGCGGGAAGGTTGCCGGGCCCGCGGCGGGATGGGAACCTCGGTTCGGTTTCGAGGCGGTTCGTATTCCCCTATATCTCGGCCTCAGCGGACTGGAAGGACAGGTTAGGCCCGTCATCGGCTTCTGGCAGAGCTATTTTGCTAAGGGTGAAACACCGCCGGCATGGGTTGATGTTCGCTCAGGGGCAGTGGCGGAATACGGGCTCTCTTATGGAGCAGCATCGTGTGCGGCTGTGCTTGCGAATGCCGAAATGCCCGCTAATACGCCAGTTCAGCATGATTATTATTCTAGCGTGCTTACATGTTTCAGTAGTTTGCTTCCAAAGCAGACATGA